A single region of the Salipaludibacillus sp. LMS25 genome encodes:
- a CDS encoding ABC transporter ATP-binding protein, whose translation MLSRFFSYYKPYKGLFILDFSCAVFVGLLELAFPLAVNQVIDRLLPEGNWSIIFWACVGLLLIYVLNTGMHYVVTYWGHMLGINIETDMRRKLFKHMQKLSFGYFDNSKTGHSISRLTKDLEEIGEVAHHGPEDVFVAVMTLVGSLTIMMTINWRLALIIFTVVPLIVIFAIYFNKKMTQTFRRMFKDVADINARVEDSIGGIRVVKAFANEKYEQTQFAKNNAQYRQTKLASYKIMAQNVTANYMLMRLVTLLTLMFGTWFVISGSLTYGEFVAFILLTNVLINPIQKINAVIESYPKGIAGFKRYTEVLDMQPDIADADDAVDTELEGHITYSNVTFGYKGLEKVLKSINLSIAAGETVAFVGPSGAGKTTLCSLLPRFYDVDEGAITIDGIDIRRIKQESLRSQIGIVQQDVFLFSGSVKENIAYGNLMATDEEIMEAARKARLDDFIESQPDGLETVIGERGVKLSGGQKQRLSIARMFLKNPPILILDEATSALDTETEIAIQKSLTELSEGRTTLVIAHRLATIKHADRIVVVTKEGIAEQGHHEDLLELNGVYSRLHHAQFS comes from the coding sequence ATGCTTTCTCGCTTTTTCTCTTATTATAAGCCTTATAAAGGGCTATTTATTTTAGACTTTTCTTGTGCTGTTTTCGTTGGGTTATTAGAACTTGCTTTCCCTCTCGCAGTTAATCAAGTTATTGACCGACTTTTACCTGAGGGGAACTGGTCAATTATATTTTGGGCATGTGTTGGTTTACTCTTAATCTATGTATTGAACACGGGAATGCATTATGTCGTCACTTATTGGGGACATATGTTAGGTATTAACATTGAAACAGATATGCGTCGGAAGTTATTTAAACATATGCAAAAGCTGTCTTTCGGTTACTTTGACAATAGTAAGACAGGACACTCTATTTCACGCTTGACGAAAGATTTAGAAGAGATTGGTGAAGTGGCTCATCACGGACCTGAAGATGTTTTCGTCGCTGTGATGACGTTAGTCGGGTCATTAACAATCATGATGACGATAAATTGGCGACTAGCGCTCATTATTTTTACTGTTGTGCCGTTAATCGTTATATTTGCCATCTACTTTAACAAAAAAATGACCCAAACTTTTCGACGTATGTTTAAGGATGTAGCGGATATTAATGCGAGAGTGGAAGATAGTATTGGTGGCATTCGCGTTGTTAAAGCCTTCGCTAATGAAAAATACGAACAAACACAATTTGCCAAAAATAATGCGCAATACCGGCAAACGAAGCTTGCTTCTTATAAAATCATGGCACAAAATGTCACAGCTAACTACATGCTGATGCGACTTGTCACATTGCTTACGTTAATGTTTGGTACGTGGTTTGTGATTAGTGGGAGCTTAACGTACGGAGAATTTGTAGCCTTTATTTTATTAACAAATGTTCTGATTAACCCGATTCAAAAAATTAACGCCGTTATTGAAAGTTACCCTAAAGGTATCGCAGGGTTCAAACGCTATACAGAAGTACTTGATATGCAGCCTGATATTGCAGATGCAGATGACGCAGTAGACACTGAATTAGAAGGCCATATCACCTATTCGAACGTGACATTTGGCTATAAAGGTTTAGAAAAAGTGCTTAAGAGTATAAACTTATCCATTGCAGCCGGTGAAACTGTTGCATTTGTTGGCCCTTCAGGAGCTGGAAAAACGACGCTGTGCAGTTTGCTTCCTAGGTTTTACGATGTAGATGAAGGGGCCATTACAATTGATGGAATAGACATCCGGCGAATAAAACAAGAGTCATTGCGGAGCCAAATTGGGATTGTTCAACAGGACGTCTTCCTGTTTTCAGGTAGTGTTAAAGAGAATATTGCTTACGGGAATTTGATGGCGACAGATGAGGAGATCATGGAAGCAGCTCGAAAGGCTCGTCTTGATGACTTTATTGAAAGCCAACCAGATGGTCTAGAGACCGTAATTGGTGAGCGGGGGGTTAAGCTTTCGGGAGGACAAAAGCAACGTCTCTCGATCGCCCGAATGTTTTTGAAAAATCCACCGATTCTTATTCTCGATGAAGCTACTTCAGCATTGGATACTGAAACGGAAATTGCCATTCAAAAATCATTAACGGAACTGTCAGAAGGACGTACGACATTGGTTATTGCCCATCGGCTAGCAACGATTAAACATGCGGACCGCATTGTTGTCGTGACGAAAGAGGGCATTGCTGAACAAGGCCATCATGAGGACTTACTAGAGTTAAATGGTGTCTACAGTCGCTTACATCATGCGCAGTTTAGCTAA
- a CDS encoding IS256 family transposase: MTTSIGQESLENQLDHMVRDFVKEKLEVIMKEEMTNFFDHEHPELKNAKNGHYKRQLDTKYGRIDSLQVPRDRDNAFQTEMFQPYERHQAWLGETIIQMYQKGMSTREISHFLERILGHTYSPTTISNITDVVGEDIESWRQRELQKRYSVVYLDGTYLKLRRDDVANEVVYVVVGVTEEGYREILGFYVGGKESALGWKEILLDLYERGAKEVLLGIFDGLPGLEEAMKEVYPKADIQRCVVHKVRNALNVARKKDQSAMAEDLKPIYQANTRGEADKCFQAFKETWSKKYPKVVQSWERDLDVLLTFLQYPSSIQPMIYTTNIIERTMKEIKKRTKTMNSLPTEKAAEKIVYLQSVEYNERWAQRKLRGFSTAQPVLQDLFKKRYGTED; encoded by the coding sequence ATGACTACTAGTATAGGACAAGAATCACTAGAAAATCAACTAGATCACATGGTGCGTGACTTCGTGAAAGAAAAACTAGAAGTGATCATGAAAGAAGAAATGACAAACTTCTTTGATCACGAACACCCAGAGTTAAAAAACGCAAAGAATGGTCATTACAAGCGTCAATTGGACACGAAGTATGGTCGAATCGATTCTTTACAAGTCCCACGTGATCGTGATAATGCCTTCCAAACGGAGATGTTTCAGCCTTATGAACGCCACCAAGCATGGCTAGGCGAAACGATCATTCAAATGTATCAAAAAGGCATGAGCACGCGAGAAATCAGCCATTTCCTTGAGCGTATCTTGGGTCATACCTATTCGCCAACGACGATCAGTAACATCACCGACGTCGTGGGAGAAGATATCGAATCATGGCGACAACGAGAGCTTCAAAAGCGTTATTCCGTCGTCTATTTAGACGGAACGTATCTCAAGCTACGACGAGATGATGTCGCCAACGAAGTCGTTTATGTCGTGGTTGGCGTGACCGAAGAAGGCTACCGAGAAATCCTTGGATTCTATGTCGGTGGGAAAGAAAGTGCGCTTGGTTGGAAGGAAATCCTCCTAGACCTCTATGAAAGAGGCGCAAAAGAAGTTCTCCTCGGGATCTTTGACGGGTTACCTGGTTTAGAAGAAGCGATGAAGGAAGTCTATCCAAAAGCGGATATCCAACGCTGCGTCGTGCATAAAGTTCGAAATGCCCTTAATGTAGCACGTAAAAAGGATCAATCGGCCATGGCGGAAGATCTTAAACCGATCTACCAGGCAAACACGAGAGGGGAAGCTGACAAGTGCTTTCAAGCATTCAAAGAAACCTGGTCAAAGAAATACCCGAAAGTCGTTCAATCATGGGAACGAGACCTGGATGTTCTTTTGACTTTTCTTCAGTATCCGTCATCGATTCAGCCGATGATTTATACCACGAACATCATCGAACGAACGATGAAAGAGATCAAGAAGCGAACCAAGACAATGAACAGTTTACCGACAGAAAAAGCGGCAGAAAAGATAGTTTACCTTCAATCCGTTGAATACAACGAGAGATGGGCCCAGCGGAAACTAAGAGGTTTCAGCACGGCTCAGCCGGTTTTACAAGATCTATTCAAAAAGCGTTATGGAACAGAAGACTAA
- a CDS encoding response regulator transcription factor yields MQKILIVEDDPKIAKILRAYIKDYGYTVVTVQAFDRVLEEFRAYSPDLVLLDINLPSFDGYYWCRQIRLESVCPVIFISARTGEMDQVMALENGGDDFITKPFHAQVVVAKIRSHLRRAYGEYAANGQERKMTLKGLTFYPERLELLYGTRKVTLSAKEAGIIEHLMDRYPRVSGREDLLETLWDDQTYVDENTLNVNMTRVRKKFSELGLAGMVETVRGAGYRLNDVLEEDIQS; encoded by the coding sequence ATGCAGAAAATACTTATTGTTGAAGATGACCCTAAAATTGCTAAAATACTACGAGCATACATAAAGGATTATGGTTACACTGTTGTAACCGTACAGGCTTTTGATCGTGTATTGGAAGAGTTTCGTGCCTACAGCCCAGACCTCGTCCTGCTAGATATTAATTTGCCGAGCTTTGATGGGTATTATTGGTGTCGGCAAATTCGATTAGAGTCCGTTTGTCCGGTCATTTTTATCTCGGCAAGAACGGGTGAAATGGACCAAGTCATGGCACTTGAAAATGGTGGTGATGATTTCATCACAAAACCGTTCCATGCCCAAGTAGTCGTGGCAAAAATTCGCAGCCACTTGCGAAGAGCCTATGGAGAGTATGCGGCAAACGGGCAGGAGCGGAAAATGACGCTTAAAGGCCTTACGTTTTATCCGGAGCGGCTAGAATTACTGTATGGGACTCGCAAGGTGACATTGTCAGCTAAGGAAGCGGGTATTATTGAACATTTAATGGATCGCTATCCACGAGTGAGCGGACGGGAGGATTTGCTGGAAACACTTTGGGACGATCAAACGTACGTTGACGAAAATACATTAAATGTGAATATGACACGTGTAAGAAAAAAATTTAGCGAGCTCGGTCTTGCGGGGATGGTGGAAACGGTAAGAGGGGCAGGGTATCGTTTGAATGACGTTTTGGAAGAGGATATACAGTCATGA
- a CDS encoding transposase has product MMTNNLTTVSNMRKSYDKEVKLQAVQMVKDGKRLAEVARELTDAHVLIDSTTNKPVGEGRKLPLIKGLFYVYLSGTFKPVDD; this is encoded by the coding sequence ATGATGACTAACAATTTAACGACAGTGTCCAACATGAGAAAATCATATGACAAAGAGGTCAAATTACAAGCCGTTCAGATGGTTAAGGATGGCAAGCGACTAGCAGAGGTGGCTCGTGAGCTAACGGACGCTCATGTCCTGATTGACTCAACTACCAACAAACCAGTTGGGGAAGGACGAAAACTGCCACTGATTAAAGGTTTGTTTTATGTCTATCTGTCTGGAACGTTCAAACCAGTTGATGATTAA
- a CDS encoding alpha-glucoside-specific PTS transporter subunit IIBC, protein MMKNIQRFGSAMIVPVLLFPFFGIIVGLATLFKNEAIFGSLADPDHLWYQVWTLIENGGWTIFNQMPLIFLIGLPISLAKKAAARACLAAFVSYVVFNYYVNSILEIWGSAFGVDFTAEVGGTSGLTYIAGIKTLDTSIIGAIVISGIVVWLHNRYYEKRLPEAVGIFQGTPYVVMIAFFLMLPLALLTSFFWPMVQDSILSLQGFMKSAGTLGVWIFLFLERILIPTGLHHFIYTPFQYGPAVVQEGITAYWIQNLGTFAQTTEPLKDVFPQAGFLLHGNSKMFAAPGIALAIYATAKPENRKKVGALLLAATLTSVFAGITEPLEFTFLFIAPYLFAIHAVLAATMGATMYALGVVGNMGGGFIEIATTNWVPLFSNHWSMYLIQFAVGLSFTAIYFFLFRFLILRFNIPLPGRDSKSNDTKLYTKKDYQAKKSGNTAATTDGQTYKNDYERQADHFLQLLGGKDNIAEVTNCATRLRVSVHDTGKLKSEAEFKEAGAHGLVVNGTNIQIIVGLSVSQVRDYFEELSGR, encoded by the coding sequence ATGATGAAGAACATTCAACGCTTTGGAAGTGCCATGATTGTTCCTGTACTTTTATTTCCATTTTTCGGTATTATTGTCGGGCTTGCCACATTATTTAAGAATGAAGCCATTTTTGGATCGTTAGCTGATCCAGATCATTTATGGTATCAAGTATGGACCTTAATTGAAAATGGTGGATGGACAATTTTTAATCAAATGCCTCTCATCTTTTTGATTGGATTACCTATCTCCCTGGCGAAAAAAGCAGCTGCAAGAGCTTGTTTAGCAGCATTCGTTTCGTATGTTGTATTCAATTATTACGTTAACAGTATTTTAGAAATTTGGGGGTCTGCATTCGGTGTTGATTTTACCGCTGAAGTAGGTGGAACGAGCGGGCTTACCTATATTGCCGGAATTAAAACACTTGATACGAGTATTATCGGTGCCATCGTGATCTCCGGTATCGTCGTTTGGCTTCATAATCGTTATTACGAAAAAAGATTGCCTGAAGCAGTTGGAATATTCCAAGGGACACCGTATGTGGTTATGATTGCATTCTTCCTGATGCTTCCCCTTGCCCTTTTAACCAGTTTCTTCTGGCCGATGGTACAAGACTCTATTTTATCCTTACAAGGATTCATGAAAAGCGCTGGCACATTAGGCGTCTGGATCTTCTTATTTTTAGAAAGAATTTTAATTCCAACCGGTTTGCACCATTTTATATACACACCGTTCCAATATGGTCCAGCAGTCGTACAGGAGGGTATTACAGCTTATTGGATTCAGAACTTAGGAACATTCGCTCAGACGACAGAACCATTAAAGGATGTCTTTCCACAGGCTGGTTTCCTTCTACACGGTAACTCAAAAATGTTTGCTGCCCCAGGCATTGCACTAGCTATTTATGCCACAGCTAAACCTGAGAACAGAAAAAAAGTGGGTGCGTTACTATTAGCGGCAACCTTAACATCGGTCTTTGCTGGTATTACAGAGCCGCTTGAGTTTACGTTCTTATTCATCGCCCCTTATTTATTCGCTATCCACGCTGTCCTAGCAGCCACAATGGGGGCCACGATGTATGCCCTAGGGGTTGTTGGAAATATGGGCGGTGGTTTTATTGAAATTGCCACAACAAACTGGGTGCCTTTATTTAGTAACCACTGGTCCATGTACCTTATTCAGTTTGCAGTTGGCTTGTCGTTTACAGCGATTTATTTCTTCTTATTCCGTTTCTTAATTTTAAGATTTAATATTCCTTTACCAGGGCGGGACAGTAAATCAAACGACACGAAGCTTTATACAAAAAAAGATTACCAAGCTAAAAAATCCGGAAACACGGCTGCAACTACCGATGGCCAGACGTATAAAAATGATTATGAGCGTCAAGCAGATCACTTTTTACAGCTGTTGGGCGGCAAAGATAACATTGCAGAAGTCACGAATTGTGCCACGCGACTACGTGTTTCCGTTCATGATACTGGCAAACTGAAAAGCGAAGCCGAATTTAAAGAGGCTGGCGCTCACGGGCTTGTGGTTAACGGCACTAATATTCAAATCATCGTAGGCCTTTCCGTGTCACAAGTAAGAGATTATTTTGAAGAACTTTCTGGTCGCTAA
- a CDS encoding GNAT family N-acetyltransferase → MIETTRLMIWPFEEDDLPALYAILSDKDTMTYYPSSFNVAKTRSWIERNQQRFVDDGFGLWAVVLKRTDEVIGDCDLVLQTVEGTKEVEIGYHISNHYWGKGYATEATTASQHYGFSTLKLSRLISIIDPANISSVRVAERTGLTFENEAYMFHKWQYIRYSHLRGNSSLISLITVW, encoded by the coding sequence ATGATAGAAACAACAAGGCTCATGATATGGCCGTTCGAAGAGGATGATCTGCCAGCTTTATATGCTATCTTATCAGATAAAGACACAATGACCTACTACCCAAGTTCTTTTAATGTTGCCAAAACACGAAGCTGGATAGAACGGAATCAACAAAGATTCGTTGATGACGGGTTCGGATTATGGGCTGTGGTATTAAAGAGAACGGACGAGGTAATTGGAGACTGTGATCTCGTCTTACAAACCGTTGAGGGCACTAAAGAAGTGGAGATCGGCTATCATATATCCAATCATTATTGGGGGAAAGGCTACGCTACGGAAGCGACGACAGCAAGTCAACACTACGGGTTTTCGACTTTAAAACTGTCTAGACTCATTAGTATCATTGATCCAGCAAACATTTCTTCTGTTCGGGTAGCTGAAAGGACAGGTTTGACATTTGAAAATGAAGCGTATATGTTTCATAAATGGCAATATATACGCTATTCACATCTAAGAGGGAATAGTTCACTAATAAGCCTAATCACCGTGTGGTAG
- a CDS encoding ABC transporter ATP-binding protein, translating to MLNVKQVSKIYEGKIPYKALTNVDFTVENGEFVGIMGPSGSGKTTLLNLIATIDEPTTGEVLIGGRNPHLLKKGELAKFRRNELGFIFQDFNLLHTLTVEENIVLPLTLDGKKVADMKQRAADVAVKLGISDILEKRTYEISGGQAQRTAVARAMVHTPKLLLADEPTGNLDSKSSKDVMTLLETINVEEKATMLLVTHDPQAASYCNRVIFIRDGKLFSEIHRGDHRQTFYQKIIDTLSLLGGNDHDFPSVRG from the coding sequence ATGTTAAATGTCAAACAAGTAAGTAAAATCTATGAAGGTAAAATACCTTATAAAGCCTTAACGAATGTTGATTTTACCGTAGAAAATGGTGAATTTGTTGGGATTATGGGGCCTTCTGGAAGCGGAAAAACGACGTTGCTTAATTTAATTGCCACGATCGATGAACCTACTACAGGTGAAGTGCTTATCGGCGGTCGTAATCCCCATCTATTGAAAAAGGGGGAGCTTGCAAAATTTCGTCGAAATGAATTAGGTTTTATCTTTCAGGATTTCAATTTACTACACACGTTAACGGTGGAAGAAAATATTGTGCTTCCTCTAACGCTGGATGGGAAAAAAGTCGCTGATATGAAACAGCGGGCAGCAGATGTGGCAGTTAAGCTGGGAATTAGCGACATATTAGAGAAACGTACGTATGAAATATCAGGTGGGCAAGCTCAGAGAACGGCAGTTGCAAGAGCCATGGTTCATACACCTAAACTCCTTCTTGCCGATGAACCTACCGGGAACCTTGATTCCAAGTCTTCAAAAGATGTCATGACCCTTTTAGAAACGATTAATGTTGAAGAAAAGGCGACAATGCTGCTCGTAACACACGATCCGCAAGCCGCCAGTTATTGCAATAGAGTTATTTTCATTCGCGATGGCAAGCTCTTCTCAGAAATTCATCGAGGCGATCATCGGCAAACCTTCTATCAAAAGATTATTGATACACTGTCACTGCTAGGAGGGAATGATCATGACTTTCCGTCAGTTCGCGGTTAA
- a CDS encoding HAMP domain-containing sensor histidine kinase, translating into MRLFLKEHALLIVIQIIQLSGVICILWLDGYRDLKLSIYAIFLGLVVLTGYLVYHYISHRYFYTRLSKPLMSLDDTYQKTETVPLSEALNQLLKAQYKYYHKQIKTLEKQQEEHLTFIDQWVHQMKTPLSVIDLTARNVEEPESSDIRAETDRMKNGLNTVLYMARLRTMEQDFHFKSVSLSTLVKEVNHENKRFYIRHNVYPEVKEESPHITVETDEKWLMFIIAQLLNNAVKYSTGLTSKIMIDVYEKNGEAILEVSDFGVGIPTQDIKRVFNAFYTGENGRTFRESTGMGLYLVKEVIDQLGHRIELESREGEGSTFRIIFSSSQNLTRV; encoded by the coding sequence ATGAGACTATTTCTTAAAGAACACGCATTACTTATTGTTATTCAAATCATCCAGCTCTCTGGTGTTATTTGCATCTTATGGCTTGATGGCTACAGAGATTTAAAATTATCGATTTACGCCATTTTTTTAGGATTGGTCGTGTTAACGGGTTACCTTGTGTACCATTACATTAGTCATCGGTACTTTTATACACGCTTAAGCAAGCCGCTCATGTCACTCGATGACACTTATCAAAAAACAGAGACAGTGCCGTTGTCTGAAGCGCTAAATCAGCTTTTAAAAGCCCAGTATAAGTACTATCATAAACAAATTAAAACGTTGGAAAAACAGCAAGAAGAGCATTTAACTTTTATTGATCAATGGGTTCATCAAATGAAAACGCCGTTATCGGTCATTGATTTAACAGCAAGAAATGTAGAAGAGCCAGAGTCGTCAGATATTCGAGCCGAAACCGACCGAATGAAAAACGGATTGAACACTGTACTCTATATGGCCAGACTAAGGACGATGGAACAAGATTTTCATTTTAAGTCTGTTTCTCTGTCTACTCTTGTAAAAGAGGTGAATCACGAGAATAAACGGTTTTATATTCGCCATAATGTCTATCCTGAAGTTAAGGAAGAATCCCCACACATAACAGTAGAAACGGATGAAAAATGGCTGATGTTTATCATTGCACAGCTCCTTAACAATGCGGTCAAATACTCCACAGGTCTTACTAGTAAAATTATGATTGATGTCTATGAAAAAAATGGAGAAGCCATTCTTGAAGTGAGCGACTTCGGTGTAGGCATTCCGACTCAGGATATAAAAAGAGTGTTTAACGCTTTTTATACGGGTGAGAATGGAAGGACCTTTAGGGAGTCAACGGGAATGGGGCTCTATCTCGTCAAGGAAGTGATCGATCAACTCGGCCACCGCATTGAGCTTGAATCGAGAGAAGGGGAAGGGAGCACATTCCGCATCATTTTCTCTTCTTCACAAAATCTTACACGCGTGTAA
- a CDS encoding methyl-accepting chemotaxis protein — translation MRRKSSIQKKILIFVPVVIVAIATLSLFSYFFAKSQLEAQISEKMGHLSSEVVNDIDRQLISHQRLGESLSSVAGANGTDFSHDEYRALFERMLPLNEDTFGMGVWFEPYAYESDRAYMGPYAYKDGESVVFTDEYETADYDYPSHEWYIAGSESGEVSWTAPYFDDALNTTLITTSIPFYTQTDALAGVISSDIDIGNLQTIVETIDTGTESGKTFLLGSGEEFIVHPDGGTQLEMTVVDDGELSSLHDAMATQESGVHTVALSSGDAHVYYEHIPRTDWTLGLVIPDDEAYAALNQLLLQIIIVSVVIIIVFIMIALLIAKKITKPVKQLNDEVSKVASGDLSVHLEPSTSDEIGELMDNFNGMVKNIRELVTSVKSSIHTVADSTEQLSAVSEETTASSEEISRAMSDAANGASEAANYAESTNEQTVSLSEQLTNLVKQTNQLKGFSGDVQSLNEQGLTQMELLKEKSVSSKNVVMSVETVIQKLSAKMTEIGTIVNTISDISEQTNLLALNASIEAARAGEQGKGFAVVADEVRKLAEQTSEATENISHTIKQVQSESKDAEKQISSSREMSEAQNKAAEDSSQLFENISQKNDRMIQAIGEIGKDIDNIDSYKDNVVESISHIAAILQESAAASEEVSASTEEQLKALRTITTSAENLQESGETLERLIERFSTERHESVEIDVEDTPN, via the coding sequence ATGAGAAGGAAAAGCAGTATCCAAAAGAAGATACTCATCTTTGTGCCGGTAGTGATCGTTGCCATCGCCACACTATCATTATTCAGTTATTTTTTCGCTAAATCTCAATTAGAAGCACAAATTTCAGAAAAAATGGGCCATTTATCAAGTGAGGTCGTTAATGATATAGATCGCCAACTTATTAGTCACCAACGTCTTGGAGAATCGCTAAGCTCGGTAGCTGGGGCTAATGGGACAGATTTTTCTCACGACGAGTATCGTGCGCTATTTGAACGAATGCTCCCGTTGAATGAGGACACATTTGGGATGGGGGTATGGTTTGAGCCTTACGCCTATGAGTCAGATAGAGCGTACATGGGTCCATATGCCTACAAAGATGGTGAGAGCGTCGTTTTCACAGATGAATATGAAACGGCTGACTATGATTATCCAAGCCATGAGTGGTATATAGCTGGTTCAGAATCAGGGGAGGTCTCATGGACAGCACCCTACTTCGATGATGCTCTTAATACAACGTTAATTACAACGAGTATCCCATTTTATACACAGACAGATGCACTTGCTGGTGTGATATCAAGTGACATTGATATAGGGAACTTACAAACGATTGTTGAAACGATTGATACAGGAACAGAGAGCGGCAAGACATTTCTGTTAGGGTCTGGTGAAGAGTTCATTGTTCATCCTGATGGGGGGACTCAATTAGAGATGACCGTGGTTGATGATGGGGAACTTTCTTCTCTCCACGATGCTATGGCAACACAAGAGTCAGGCGTCCATACCGTCGCCTTAAGCTCTGGTGATGCCCACGTCTATTATGAACATATTCCACGGACAGACTGGACACTAGGGCTTGTTATTCCAGACGATGAAGCCTATGCAGCGTTAAATCAGTTACTTTTACAAATCATTATCGTCTCTGTTGTCATCATTATTGTCTTCATTATGATAGCGCTATTGATAGCAAAGAAAATTACGAAGCCAGTAAAACAGCTCAATGATGAAGTAAGTAAAGTAGCTTCAGGTGATTTATCAGTTCACCTTGAGCCATCTACGTCAGATGAAATTGGCGAATTGATGGACAATTTTAATGGGATGGTTAAAAATATTAGGGAACTTGTCACATCTGTTAAATCATCCATTCATACTGTTGCAGATTCTACGGAACAATTGAGTGCTGTATCAGAAGAAACAACGGCATCAAGTGAGGAAATTAGCCGGGCAATGAGCGATGCTGCTAATGGGGCATCAGAAGCGGCGAACTATGCTGAGAGTACCAATGAACAAACGGTATCATTGTCAGAGCAATTGACTAATTTAGTTAAGCAAACGAACCAGTTAAAAGGGTTCTCAGGGGATGTCCAATCACTAAATGAGCAAGGGCTTACTCAAATGGAACTATTAAAGGAAAAATCTGTATCATCAAAAAATGTGGTCATGTCTGTAGAAACCGTTATTCAAAAATTGTCAGCGAAAATGACAGAAATAGGGACCATCGTCAACACTATTAGTGACATTTCTGAACAAACGAATTTACTGGCGTTGAATGCATCTATTGAGGCAGCGAGAGCCGGTGAACAAGGTAAAGGGTTTGCAGTTGTAGCTGATGAAGTGAGAAAACTTGCTGAACAAACATCTGAAGCGACAGAGAATATTAGTCATACGATTAAACAGGTGCAGTCTGAATCTAAAGATGCTGAGAAGCAAATCTCGTCTTCAAGAGAAATGTCAGAAGCACAGAATAAAGCGGCGGAAGATTCCTCTCAGCTTTTCGAGAATATTTCCCAGAAAAATGACCGAATGATTCAGGCGATTGGGGAAATTGGGAAAGATATTGATAACATTGATTCTTATAAAGACAATGTCGTCGAATCGATTAGTCATATTGCGGCTATTTTACAAGAAAGTGCGGCAGCCTCTGAAGAAGTCAGTGCGTCTACTGAAGAACAATTAAAAGCATTACGAACGATCACCACTTCAGCGGAAAACCTCCAGGAATCTGGAGAAACCCTCGAAAGATTGATTGAACGATTCTCAACGGAACGTCATGAATCAGTCGAAATTGACGTGGAGGATACGCCTAATTAG